ATTGATTTTATTATTACATTGCCGACATTTATGATTTTTATAGTCCTTGTGTCCATTATCCCTGAATATGGTGTTTTTGAGCTCGTGATGATTATTAGTGTATTTCAATGGATAGGCATTGCACGGTTAATTCGAAGTAAAGCATTATCGGAAGGGAGACGAGATTATGTAAGCGCTTCTAAAACAATGGGGACAAGTGATTTCGCAATTATGTTTAAAGGCGTCTTGCCTAATTTAAGTTCGTTATTAATTGTAGAGTTTACTTTAAGTCTTGCTGGCAATATTGGAATCGAAACAGGCTTATCATTTTTAGGATTTGGGCTACCACCCTCTACGCCAAGTTTAGGTACTTTAGTAAGCTACGCTAGAAATCCACTTGTGTTAGCCGAGAAATGGTGGGTATGGTTACCAGCATCGTTATTAATTTTACTATTGATACTTGGCATCAATTATATCGGTCAAGCCCTTCGTCGTGCCGCTGATGCAAAACAAAGATTGGGATGATATAGGAGGTAATAACAATGACAAAAAAGTGGTTGATTACTGTCGTGACGTTGACAATCATATTGCTATTAACTGCCTGTAAAAGCTCCGATAAAGAGCAAGCAAGCGAAGCAAAAGATAGCAATGATAAACCAGCACAAACAGAAGATAACAAAGTAGATACAAGTACACTTCCATTTGAAGTAACGAACGAAGGGGATGCTGTGCAAGATGGCACATTACATGTTGGACTTGTAACAGATTCCCCGTTCAAAGGCGTTTTCTCATGGGAGTATTACCTTGATGCTTATGACGCAGCAATTATGAATTACACAACAAATAGCTTATTTGTATTGGATGAAGACTTTTTAATCACCGATAAAGGAATTGCCAAATTAGATGTTGATGCTGCCAATAAAAAAGTGCTTATTACAATACAGGGCGATGTAAAATGGTCGGATGGCACACCGTTAACGGCAGATGACTTAATCTATCCATATGAGATTATTGGCCATCCCGATTATGAAGGCGTGCGCTATGATGATGATTTTAAAAATATTATAGGTGCTGAAGAGTACCATGATGGCAAAGCAGACACGATAGCAGGCATTAAAAAAATAGATGACAAATCGATTGAAATCGCACTTGAAAAAGTGTCACCCGCTATTTATTCAGGAGGGGATGGCTTATGGGGCTATGCAGCACCGAAGCATCAACTCGAATCCATTGCCATAAAAGATTTAATTTCTTCTGATGCTGTACGCAAAAATCCAATTACACTTGGGCCATTTAAATTTGACAATATCGTCAATGGCGAGTCCGTACAGTTGGTTGCCAATGAGCATTATTTTAAAGGGAAGCCAAAGATTGAGAAAGTAGTTGTGCAAGTTGTTCCTTCGACCTCGGTGGGGGAAGCGCTGAAAACAGGAAAATTCGATTTAACATCAGAATTTAGAGCCAATCAATATGATAGTATAAAGAATTTAACGAATATTTCGATATTAGGGCGTCCTGAATTAGCATACAGCTATTTAGGTTTTAAGCTTGGACACTACGATCAAGAAAAAGGCGAGAATGTTTATGATGAAAAGGCAAAAATGAATGATGCTGATTTACGTAAAGCGATTGCTTATGCCATGGATATTGAAACGGTAACAGATAAATTTTATCAAGGATTACGGGTGCGGGCGAACTCCTTAATCCCACCAGCTTTTAAATCTTACTATGATAACACGCTAGAGGGCTATTATTACAATCCTGAAAAGGCA
This DNA window, taken from Lysinibacillus sp. FSL M8-0337, encodes the following:
- a CDS encoding oligopeptide ABC transporter substrate-binding protein; protein product: MTKKWLITVVTLTIILLLTACKSSDKEQASEAKDSNDKPAQTEDNKVDTSTLPFEVTNEGDAVQDGTLHVGLVTDSPFKGVFSWEYYLDAYDAAIMNYTTNSLFVLDEDFLITDKGIAKLDVDAANKKVLITIQGDVKWSDGTPLTADDLIYPYEIIGHPDYEGVRYDDDFKNIIGAEEYHDGKADTIAGIKKIDDKSIEIALEKVSPAIYSGGDGLWGYAAPKHQLESIAIKDLISSDAVRKNPITLGPFKFDNIVNGESVQLVANEHYFKGKPKIEKVVVQVVPSTSVGEALKTGKFDLTSEFRANQYDSIKNLTNISILGRPELAYSYLGFKLGHYDQEKGENVYDEKAKMNDADLRKAIAYAMDIETVTDKFYQGLRVRANSLIPPAFKSYYDNTLEGYYYNPEKAKELLDAAGYKDTDGDGIREDKDGNKFAIRLAAIAGSDTDEAIVEYYRQNWKDVGLDVQLTTGRLLEFNNFYEKVQADDPEIDMYMAAWGTGTNPSPAGLYSKGASFNYSRYVSDDLTKLLNNIDSEAALDAHYRAQAFRAWQVYMNDKATIIPMYFRTEIIPVNKRIKNYNIQYGNTTEKQNIELLAETPIK
- a CDS encoding ABC transporter permease; the protein is MTQHNNETVMMESTPPTGIQVVLREFKKDRVAMFSFVGVTLIIISIFITAWLLDQENVLKINLFERYTEPGENGYILGADEAGRDVLGQLVIGAKNSLLIAIWVTVIANIIGIALGIIMGYYSGIVDNVMMRIIDFIITLPTFMIFIVLVSIIPEYGVFELVMIISVFQWIGIARLIRSKALSEGRRDYVSASKTMGTSDFAIMFKGVLPNLSSLLIVEFTLSLAGNIGIETGLSFLGFGLPPSTPSLGTLVSYARNPLVLAEKWWVWLPASLLILLLILGINYIGQALRRAADAKQRLG